In Anthonomus grandis grandis chromosome 6, icAntGran1.3, whole genome shotgun sequence, one DNA window encodes the following:
- the LOC126737554 gene encoding uncharacterized protein LOC126737554 — protein MPDTDQPLSSQASAVPVQADDSSIIARVGIKAPEFWRTEPELWFLRLEAQFRQAKITADNCKFDHTVASLNSEVLSEVADLLRNPTTGRAYEDLKARLLDRYGIGPDERIHRLMEMTLGDLKPTQLIHKMQALALGSISAQVLKNLWLDRLPPQVRGVISILDGDMEELAKKADSYMRSVSFPVMPISEGPALDRTVAALSDQVSALSKKVAANEQTQQAQQVKASNSSPTHSLCYYHQRFGALAKKCRPPCTFTKNDQGVQ, from the coding sequence ATGCCTGACACAGATCAACCATTGTCATCTCAAGCCTCTGCTGTGCCCGTCCAAGCTGATGACTCGTCCATAATAGCCCGGGTAGGAATAAAAGCACCAGAATTCTGGCGTACAGAACCGGAACTGTGGTTTCTCCGATTAGAAGCACAGTTTCGACAAGCTAAAATAACCGCAGACAATTGCAAATTCGACCATACGGTGGCTAGTTTAAATAGCGAGGTTCTTTCTGAGGTGGCAGACCTTCTAAGAAATCCAACAACAGGTAGGGCCTATGAAGACCTGAAAGCACGTCTTCTCGATAGATACGGCATTGGCCCCGATGAAAGGATACACCGCTTAATGGAAATGACCTTGGGTGACCTTAAACCGACGCAGCTTATCCATAAAATGCAAGCTTTAGCTCTGGGAAGTATTAGTGCACAGGTGCTTAAAAACTTATGGTTGGATCGTCTACCACCACAAGTTCGAGGCGTCATATCCATACTTGATGGCGATATGGAGGAATTAGCCAAAAAGGCAGATAGTTACATGCGTAGCGTTAGCTTTCCCGTCATGCCGATCAGTGAAGGCCCCGCCCTAGACAGAACAGTGGCTGCGTTAAGCGACCAGGTGAGCGCTTTATCTAAGAAAGTAGCTGCCAATGAGCAAACGCAACAGGCGCAACAGGTTAAAGCCTCCAACAGCTCACCCACCCACAGCCTCTGTTATTATCATCAGAGATTTGGGGCTCTAGCAAAGAAGTGCAGACCGCCATGCACCTTTACAAAAAACGACCAAGGGGTGCAGTAG